GCACCCGGACGCCGGCGGGCTCCAGCCGCTGGATCATCTCCCCCAGGGAGGCGTTCTTGCCGCCCACCTCGGCGATGGCGTCGAGGCCGACCTTGGCCAGGGACACGACAAGCCGATCGGAGTCCCGCATCCCCTTCGCCCTGACTGTCCCAACTCTGGGGCCGCCCTCCCCTGCCGGCGCCGGGCTGTGATCTTTGGTCGTCGCGCTGGTGCCTGGGCCGGCGCTCAGGGTTTGGGGTCGGAATCGGTGGGGGGCGGGCTGGATTCGGGCAGCAGCTGGGCCAGCAGACCGGCTCCCATCAGGACGGCGCCGAGGGTGAGGGCCAGACCCCGGTTGGCGGCGGCGGGGCCGTCGACCCAGGTGCCGGCGGCCAGGAAGGCCCCGCCCAGCAGCAGGGTGGGCACCAGCACGATGCCCTTGGCGGTGCGGTTGAGGCTCATGGGCAGGCCTCCGGCCGGGCGAGGCCGGCACCGATCAGCCCGTCGGCGATGTCGTCGCCGCCGGCCAGCAGGCTCACCCGGGCCAGCAGGGTGCCGTCCCGCTGGCCCATGGGGCGGAGATTCACCTTGGTGCGGCGGGGCAGGGCCTGGCGGAGCCAGCTGATCGCCTCGCTCTCCTGGCCTGGCGCCAGTTCCATGCAGGCCAGTTCCACGGGGTAGCTGCGGTTGCCATCACCCACCTGGAGCAGGGTGCCGCTGCGCACCTGGAACACCTCCGCAGCAGCCGCAGCACCCGGAAAGGCGATTACCAGGGCCAGCAGGAGCGCGAGGAGGTTCAGAGTTTGGCGCCGCAACTGGGACAGAACAGGTGGGCACTGGCGGTGGTGCTGCCGCAGGCGTTGCATTGGCGGATGGTGTCGATGGCCAGCTCGGGATGGCTGGGCAGGCCCACCATCTGGGCGTTGCTGGCGCCGGGGGGCACCATCGGATAGCAGTTTTCGTTGCGGCGCACGCGCACATCGACGAACACCGGACCCGGATGGGCCAGGGCCTCCGCCAGACCGGACCGCAGCTGGGCCCGGTCGGTGATGCCGATGCCCTTGACGCCGAAGGCTTCGGCCAGGGCGGGGAAATCGGGCATGCCGCCGGTCATCTCCGAACTGGAGTAGCGCTCCTCGTAGAAGCTCTCCTGCCACTGGCGCACCATCCCCTGCCAGCCGTTGTTGAGCACCACCACCTTCACCGGCAGCTGGTACTGGCTGAGGGTGCCCAGCTCCTGGATGTTCATCAGGATGCTGGCGTCGCCCGCCACGCAGATCACCGTCTCGTCGGGGAAGGCGGTCTGGACGCCCATGGCGGCGGGCATGCCGAAGCCCATGGTGCCCAGGCCGGCGCTGCTGATCCAGCGGCGGGGTCCGTTGCGCAGGAACTGGGCCGCCCACATCTGGTGCTGGCCCACATCGGTGGTGAAGAAGGCCTCGGAGGCCAGCTCCCGCAGGGCGATCACCGCCTCCTGCGGCGCGATCTCGCCGGTGGGCTGGGGGATCACCAGGGGGTAGTGGTGCTTCCAGGTGTCGATACGCTCCAGCCAGGCGTCGGTGCGGCGGTTGGAGCCCTCGCCCACCGAGGCCTGCAGCAGGGCCTCCAGGGCCTGCTTGACGTCGGAGACGACGGGCACCTCGGGCACCCGGTTCTTGCCCACCTCGGCCGCATCGATGTCGATGTGGATCACCTGGGCCCGGGGGGCGAAGCTGTCGAGACGGCCGGTGACCCGGTCATCGAAGCGGGCCCCGACGGCGATCAGCAGGTCGCACTCGGTGACGGCGAAGTTGGCGTAGGCGGTGCCGTGCATGCCGAGCATGCCGACGGAAAGGGGGTGGTTTTCGTCGAAGGCCCCCTTGCCCATCAAGGTGGTGGTGACGGGCAGGCGGAACCGTTCCGCCAGCTGATGCACTTCGCCATGGGCGTCGGAGGCGATGGCGCCGCCCCCCACGTAGAGGAGGGGACGCCGGGCCTGGCGGATCAGGGCCAGGGCGGCACCGATCGCCTCCGGTCTGGGGGCCGGCGAACGCTTGAAGCCGGAGGGGACCGCCGATCCCGGGGCCACCGGGGTGTAGTCGAACTCCTCGGCGCCCACATCCTTGGGCACGTCGATCAGCACCGGCCCGGGCCGACCGCTGGCGGCGATCAGGAAGGCTTCGGCCACGATGCGGCCGATGTCGGCGGGGTCGCGGACGACCCAGGAGTGCTTCACGATCGGCAGGGTGATGCCGAAGATGTCGGTTTCCTGGAAGGCATCGGTGCCGATGGCGGCCCGGGGCACCTGGCCGGTGATGACCACCATCGGCACCGAGTCCATCTGGGCCGTGGCGATGCCGGTGACCAGGTTGGTGGCGCCGGGGCCGGAGGTGCCGAAGCAAACGCCCACCCGGCCGGTGGCGCGGGCGTAGGCGTCGGCGGCGTGGGTGCCGCCCTGCTCGTGGCGCACCAGGATGTGCTGCAGCCAGCCCCGGGCCTCCGCCTTGTGGAGCTCGTCGTAGATGGGAAGGATGGCGCCGCCCGGGTAGCCAAAGATGTGGCGCACGCCATGGCGGTGCAGGGCATCCATCAGGGCGTAGGCCCCGCTCACCCGCAACGGCGCTGACGACGGAGCCGAGGCCACAGGACTGGAAACAGTGGGGCTGCTGGTCCCGGCGGCGGCGATGGCGGAGGGAAGGGGCGTGAGCGTCACGGCGGCGGCTGGGGTCGGGCGAAGGGAGGGAGTCGTCAGGGTGGGAGAGCGGTCGGCCCGGGAGCCAGGCGTCCGGGCAGGGGTCTCGGAACCATCAGCGGAAGACACCAAGGTTAGGTCGCTGGAGGGGGTTTGGGTTGCGCTGACGGCGGCTCTCCGCCATGGCCCGCAACACTCGGGCCGGATCCATCCAGGCGCCCCGATAACGCATGCCCCAGTGGAGGTGGGGGCCGGTGGTGCTGCCCGTGAGGCCCACATGGCCGATCACCTGGCCGGTGGCCACCCGCTGTCCCTCCCGCAGCAGGATGCCGCCGCTGCGGTAGACGCCGTTGCCGGCCTGTCCTCCGAGGTGACAGTAGATGTGCTCGTAGCTGCCGGAGCGGATCACCAGCCCGTTGCCGCAGCCGCCGTCGACGATCACCTCGCTCACCGTTCCCGCCCACCAGCTGCGGATCGGCGAGCCCAGGGGCGCGGCGATGTCGATGCCGTAGTGGGGTCGGACGTCGCCGCTGAGGGGGTGGGAGCGCATGCCGAAGCCGCTGGTGTAGCCCGCGAAGCTCGCCACCGGAAACACTCCCCTGGCCCACAGGCTGGCGTTGCGGGCCTCGGCGGGCAGGGCCTGGCTGCTCAGCCCCAGGGTGGCGGCGATCACCAGCGAACGGCTCCGCAGGCCGGGACGCCTGGGGCGCTCAGAGCAGTCCAAGAGCATGCAGCGGGCCGTGACCGGTGAGCAATTCCAGCAGAAAAGCGGAGAATCCGACCATGGCCAGCCGGCCATTCCAGACCTCGGAGCTGTTGTTCCAGCCCCAGGCCCACTTGTCCTGGGGATAGAGCTTGACCTTCTTGGGCAGCTGGGCCGCCATGTCGAGGTTCACCTCCGGGCCCGCCATGGCTTCCTGCACCAGGTCGGCGAGTCCCTGGATGAAGGTGGGGTCGGTGTCGAGGGCCGGCACCCGGCGGAAGTGGCTGACGCCGGCCTCGGTGGCGATCTCCCGGTACTCGATGTCGATCTCCTCGAGCGTCTCGATGTGTTCGCTGACGAAGCTGATCGGCACCACCACCAGCTCCTGGACACCCTGCTCCCCGAGCTCCCGCAGGGCATCCTCGGTGTAGGGCTTGAGCCACTCCACCGGCCCCACCCGGCTCTGGTAGGCGAGGGTGGAGGGGTTGGGGTGGCCCAGCAGCTGGGCGAGCCGATCCATCACCAGCGCGGCGCAGGCCTCGATCTCCTTCTGGTAGGGGTCGCCAGCCTCCTCCACGTAGCTCTTAGGCACCCCGTGGGCACTGAAGAAGATGTGGGCCGACTCCGGGGCTTCGCAGTTGCGGATCTCACGGGCGATCAGCCCGGCCATGGCATTGATGTAGCCGGGATGGTCGTACCAGCTGCGGATGCAGCGGATCGGCAGGCGGCGGAAGGCCGGGTCGGCCTGGCGGAGGCGCTGCAGCTCCCGGAAGCTGGAGCCGCTGGTGCTGATCGAGAAGTGGGGATAGAGCGGCAGCACCACCACCTCCTCCACCCCATCGGCCTTGATGTCGCCCACCGCGGATTCGGTGAAGGGGTGCCAGTAGCGCATCGCCACGTAGCTGGTGGCGTCCACCCCCTCCTGGCGCAGGCGGCTCTGCAGCTCCCTGGCCTGCTGCTCGGTGATGCGGCGCAGGGGGGAGCCGCCGCCGATGGAGCGGTAGGCCTCCTTCGACTTGCCGCTGCGCAGGGTGCTGATCAGCCAGGCCAGGGGTTTCTGCAGTGCCGGCGTGGGCAGGCGGATGATCTCCGGATCGGAGAAGAGGTTGTAGAGGAATGGCCCGACGTCCTCGATCCGCTCCGGACCGCCGAGGTTCAGCAGCAGCACGCCGACCCTGGCCATGCCTTCGATCAGAAAGGCAGAGCGTAACCCCGCCTCCCCACCGGCGGCTGCCCGGCAGGTCAGCATGGCCCTCCCTGGCGGCGCCGGGACGGCAGGGGTAGCGTCCGGCCCAGCTCCCCGATCGCCCCGCCATCCCCCCGGCCGCCCCGCCACCGCCCGCCCCGCCACCTCCCGCCCTGCCGCTGCCCGCCCCGCCCGATCGGGTGGCAGCTGATCTGGCAGAACTGGTGCGGGAGCAGAACCGGCAGCTGGCGGCCTCGGGCACAGGCCTGCGGCTGGAGATCCGCCAGCAGCGGCTCGGTCTGCGGGGGCCCCTGCCCTGTGCGAAGGGCACGGCGGCGCGGCCGGTGCAGCGGATCAGCCTGGGCCTGCCGGCGACCCCGGAGGGGGTGGCCGCCGCCCTCGAGCAGCTGGCCCGGGTGCGGGAGGCGGTCGAGCGGGGCCGCTTCTCCTGGGAGCAATGGCGCCGCCGGGCGGCCGCTCCAGCGCCGGCCCCGCCCGCCGTGCCCCTGGGGCCGCCATCCCGCGCTCCGGCGCCCCCAGCGGCGGGCTTCCCCGCCGAGGCCGCTGGGCTCACGCCGCTGCTGGCCGGCTTCGAGGCCGCCTTCTTCGCCGATCCCCGCCGCCGCCGCCGGCCCGCCGGCAGCCGCAGCACCTGGAGCGGCGCCTACCGGCCCTACCTGCGGCGGCTGGCGGCGGTGGCCGCCGCGTCGGCTGAGGTGCCGGCGACCATTGATCTGCCCCTGCTGGAGCGGGTGCTGGAGACCTACCCCCTGGCCAGCCGCAGCCGCCAGCAGTGCGGTCTCGCCCTGGGGGCCCTGGCCCGCCACCTGGCGCTCCCCCTGCCGGCCGACTGGAGCGAGCGCAGCGGCGGCTACGGCCTGCATGTGGCCCGGTTCCGGGGCCTGCCCAGCGATGCGCGCATCCTGGAGCTGGTGGCGGCCATCCCCAACCCCCGCTGGCGCCTGGCCTACGGGCTGATGGCCACCTACGGCCTGCGCAACCACGAGGTGTTCTTCTGCGATCTCTCCGCCCTGGCGCCGGGGGGCGACCGGGTGCTGCGGGTGCTGCCCACCAGCAAGACCGGGGAGCACCAGGTGTGGCCGTTCCAGCCCGACTGGGTGGAGCGCTTCGGCCTGGAGGGCCTGGGGGAGGGCGGCGCCGAGCTGCCCCGGGTCTGCACCGACCTGCGCCGCACCACCCTGCAGCAGGTGGGCCGGCGGGTGGCGGAGCAGTTCCACCGCTACGGGCTGCCGATCACCCCCTACGACCTGCGCCACGCCTGGGCCGTGCGCACGATCCACATCGGCCTGCCCGACACGGTGGCGGCCCGGATGATGGGCCACTCGGTGGCGATCCACACCCGCACGTACCACCACTGGATCACCCGCCGGGACCAGCAGCAGGCCGTCGACACGGCCCTGGCCCGGCTCCGCCAGAGTGCCCCAAACGGACACCGCTCCCCATGACGGCGAACGCCTCCACCCCCTCTCCCGCCGTGGCGGACGCCACCCGGGCCCTGGATCGCCAGGCCGAGGAGCTGGGCCCGGGGGGCGACCTGGCCCCTGAGGTGGACCAGGAGGCCTACCGCCGCCGCATGCAGCGCCGCCGTGAGGTGCAGCAGCAGCGGGTGGGCGAGCGGAACCTGGAGAAGGGGCTGGTGCTCGTCTTCACCGGCGAGGGCAAGGGCAAGACCACGGCGGCCCTGGGCCTGGTGCTGCGCACCCTGGGCCACGGTGGCAAGGTGGCGGTGGTGCAGTTCATCAAGGGCGGCTGGCAGCCCGGGGAGGCCCGGGCCCTGGAGCGCTTCGGCGACGACCTCCACTGGCATGCCCTGGGGGAGGGCTTCACCTGGGAGACCCAGGACCGGGAGCGCGACCGCCAGTTGGTGCGCAGCGCCTGGGAGCGCTCCTGCGCCTACCTCGCCGACGGCGAGCGCAAGCTGGTGGTGCTCGATGAGATCAACGTGGCCCTCAAGCTGGGCTACCTCGACCCGGAGCAGGTGCTGGGGGGCCTGGCCCTGCGGCCGCCCCTCACCCATGTGGCCCTCACCGGCCGCGGCGCCCCGCCGGCCCTGCTGGAGCGTGCCGATCTGGTCACGGAGATGAAGGTGGTGCGCCACCCGTTCCGGGAGCAGGGGGTGAAGGCCCAGGCGGGCATCGAGTACTGAAGCCGTCGTCCCGGAGCGCGGGGGTCAGTCCAGGTCGGCCCGCAGCCGGGCCAGGCTGCAGACGAGCACCGACAGGCCGCTGACCAGCAGGGCCCGGTGCACCTCCGGCTC
This genomic stretch from Cyanobium gracile PCC 6307 harbors:
- a CDS encoding GIVxVP protein, giving the protein MSLNRTAKGIVLVPTLLLGGAFLAAGTWVDGPAAANRGLALTLGAVLMGAGLLAQLLPESSPPPTDSDPKP
- the ilvB gene encoding biosynthetic-type acetolactate synthase large subunit yields the protein MDALHRHGVRHIFGYPGGAILPIYDELHKAEARGWLQHILVRHEQGGTHAADAYARATGRVGVCFGTSGPGATNLVTGIATAQMDSVPMVVITGQVPRAAIGTDAFQETDIFGITLPIVKHSWVVRDPADIGRIVAEAFLIAASGRPGPVLIDVPKDVGAEEFDYTPVAPGSAVPSGFKRSPAPRPEAIGAALALIRQARRPLLYVGGGAIASDAHGEVHQLAERFRLPVTTTLMGKGAFDENHPLSVGMLGMHGTAYANFAVTECDLLIAVGARFDDRVTGRLDSFAPRAQVIHIDIDAAEVGKNRVPEVPVVSDVKQALEALLQASVGEGSNRRTDAWLERIDTWKHHYPLVIPQPTGEIAPQEAVIALRELASEAFFTTDVGQHQMWAAQFLRNGPRRWISSAGLGTMGFGMPAAMGVQTAFPDETVICVAGDASILMNIQELGTLSQYQLPVKVVVLNNGWQGMVRQWQESFYEERYSSSEMTGGMPDFPALAEAFGVKGIGITDRAQLRSGLAEALAHPGPVFVDVRVRRNENCYPMVPPGASNAQMVGLPSHPELAIDTIRQCNACGSTTASAHLFCPSCGAKL
- a CDS encoding M23 family metallopeptidase, with translation MLLDCSERPRRPGLRSRSLVIAATLGLSSQALPAEARNASLWARGVFPVASFAGYTSGFGMRSHPLSGDVRPHYGIDIAAPLGSPIRSWWAGTVSEVIVDGGCGNGLVIRSGSYEHIYCHLGGQAGNGVYRSGGILLREGQRVATGQVIGHVGLTGSTTGPHLHWGMRYRGAWMDPARVLRAMAESRRQRNPNPLQRPNLGVFR
- the cobO gene encoding cob(I)yrinic acid a,c-diamide adenosyltransferase; the encoded protein is MTANASTPSPAVADATRALDRQAEELGPGGDLAPEVDQEAYRRRMQRRREVQQQRVGERNLEKGLVLVFTGEGKGKTTAALGLVLRTLGHGGKVAVVQFIKGGWQPGEARALERFGDDLHWHALGEGFTWETQDRERDRQLVRSAWERSCAYLADGERKLVVLDEINVALKLGYLDPEQVLGGLALRPPLTHVALTGRGAPPALLERADLVTEMKVVRHPFREQGVKAQAGIEY
- the hemH gene encoding ferrochelatase, which translates into the protein MARVGVLLLNLGGPERIEDVGPFLYNLFSDPEIIRLPTPALQKPLAWLISTLRSGKSKEAYRSIGGGSPLRRITEQQARELQSRLRQEGVDATSYVAMRYWHPFTESAVGDIKADGVEEVVVLPLYPHFSISTSGSSFRELQRLRQADPAFRRLPIRCIRSWYDHPGYINAMAGLIAREIRNCEAPESAHIFFSAHGVPKSYVEEAGDPYQKEIEACAALVMDRLAQLLGHPNPSTLAYQSRVGPVEWLKPYTEDALRELGEQGVQELVVVPISFVSEHIETLEEIDIEYREIATEAGVSHFRRVPALDTDPTFIQGLADLVQEAMAGPEVNLDMAAQLPKKVKLYPQDKWAWGWNNSSEVWNGRLAMVGFSAFLLELLTGHGPLHALGLL
- a CDS encoding site-specific integrase; the protein is MAADLAELVREQNRQLAASGTGLRLEIRQQRLGLRGPLPCAKGTAARPVQRISLGLPATPEGVAAALEQLARVREAVERGRFSWEQWRRRAAAPAPAPPAVPLGPPSRAPAPPAAGFPAEAAGLTPLLAGFEAAFFADPRRRRRPAGSRSTWSGAYRPYLRRLAAVAAASAEVPATIDLPLLERVLETYPLASRSRQQCGLALGALARHLALPLPADWSERSGGYGLHVARFRGLPSDARILELVAAIPNPRWRLAYGLMATYGLRNHEVFFCDLSALAPGGDRVLRVLPTSKTGEHQVWPFQPDWVERFGLEGLGEGGAELPRVCTDLRRTTLQQVGRRVAEQFHRYGLPITPYDLRHAWAVRTIHIGLPDTVAARMMGHSVAIHTRTYHHWITRRDQQQAVDTALARLRQSAPNGHRSP